In the Rahnella sikkimica genome, TCGCCATTGCGCGTGCGTTAGCCATGAAGCCGCCGGTGATGTTGTTTGATGAACCGACGTCAGCGCTGGATCCGGAAATGGTCGGTGAAGTGCTGAACGTGATGCGCGGTCTGGCGCGGGAAGGCATGACCATGATGTGCGTGACGCACGAAATGAATTTTGCCCGCGAAGTGGCGGACACGATCTGGTTTATGGATCAGGGGAAAATTCTGGAGAAATCCACGCCGGAGAACTTCTTCACGCGCCCGCAGCACGCCCGTGCGCAGAAGTTTTTGAGCGATTTGCATCACAACTGACGGGCTGGTCTTGCGCCTTTGCGGTAAAACGCCAAGGCGCAAGACCCCGCTTTATGAGGTTTTGGTTCTTCGCTGTTTCTTATCCAGATACATCGCCTGGTCGGCTTCATGCAGCGCCTGATCCGGATTCACCAGCGCAGGATTAATCGCGATAGCGCCGATACTCGGCCCCGCGTAATCCAGCGTACAGGAATGCAGTTTGTACTGGCCGGTCAGTAAATTGCGCAGACGGGTTTTAAACGCCTCCGCCGCAAGCTGCGCGTCGTCAAAGCCGGATGGCCCTTCTCCGGCCACGATAAATTCGTCACCGCCCACTCGTCCGAGAATTTCCCCTTCCGCCGCGCCCGCTTTCAGCCTTTGCCCGATGGCATACAGAAAATCATCGCCCGTTTCATGCCCGTAAACATCATTGATCTGTTTGAAATCATCTAAATCGGCAAAGGCCACCAGAACATAATTCGCCTTGTCAGCGGCACGATCGAAAAGCGCTGGCAACGTTTCAAACACCGCGCGGCGGTTGGGTAATTCGGTGAGTTCATCGGTCAGGCTGACGGCGGTCAGCGCGGCATTCGCCTCTTGCAGCTTTTTCAGCAGTTGTTCGTTCTGAATCTGCTGGGCGATCAGTTGCGCGAAAAGCTGCAACACCTGTTCGCTGCGCTCGGACAGCTCGCGGTTTTCGGAACTGGCGGCGCACAGCGTGCCGTACAGCGAACCGTCCACCAGCGTCACCGGCGTGCTCACGTAAGTCATGATCCCCAGCGCTTTTGCCGCCTCGGAATCGCCCCAGATACTGGCGACATCGCAGGTATAACGGCGGCCTTCGTCGAGCGCGCGCTTGCACAGCGTATCGCCCCAAGGAACGGAAAGCCCTTCGGGAATTTGCATACTTTTCGTGTTGCGGGAGAACAGAATGTGCTGGAAGTCGCCTTCCGGTTCAATGCGGGTGAGATACGTCGATTCCATATTGGTCACCAGCTCAAGCATTTCGAGCAGTTGTCGAACGAGTCCTTCAAGCGTGTATTCAGATTCTAACGCACTCGAAATGCGCTCAATAAGATTGTCAGACATGACTCAGAATAAACCTTTCTTTTAATAATTGGCTTTGCTGGCGGGTGCCCCGGATCCGCGCATTTTAACATAGTTCCTGATGAAGTAATCCCCCTGCCACGGCGGCCATTGCCCGGCCGGTTTTAGGCATAAAAAACCGCTCCAGAGAGCGGTTTGCTGTGTAATACCCGATAGTTTTACTTCAGGTTCTCTTTAAAGAAAGAGGTCAGTTTGGCAAACGGGATCAGATCGGTACGGTCGTAGAGATCAACGTGACCGGCACCGGGAACGATGTAGAGCTCTTTCGGCTGGCCCGCACGTTTGTAGGCGTCTTCACTGAATTCCTTGGAGTGCGCCTGGTCGCCGGTGATGAACAGCATCGGGCGCGGTGAAATCGTTTCGATATCGTTGAACGGATAGAAATTCATGAATTTCACGTTGCTGGTCAGCGTCGGGTGCGTGGTCAGCGCTGAGGTTGTTCCTTTTGGCGTAAACTCGCCGCGCGGCGTGCGGTAAAAATCATAAAACTCTTTGGCAATTGGCGGGGAGTTTTCGTCAATTTTATCCGGCGTGCCGCTGGTGTACTGGGTTGCGCCACCGGTGAATTCGGTATAACGCTGTTCGGCGGCGTCGGCGATGATCTGCTTACGCTGCGCCAGCGTTAACGAATTATTCAGCGCGTGACGGTTGGCGGAACCCATGTCGTACATGCTCACCGTCGCAATCGCTTTCATGCGCGGATCGATTTTGGCCGCGCTGATCACAAAGCTGCCGCTGCCGCAAATCCCCAATACGCCGATGCGGTTTCTGTCGATAAACGGACGTGTCCCGAGGTAATCCACGGCGGCACTGAAATCTTCCGCATAGATATCCGGCGCAACGGCGTTACGCGGTTTGCCTTCGCTTTCACCCCAGAAAGAGATATCAATCGCCAGCGTGACAAAACCCTGCTCGGCCAGTTTCTGCGCGTAC is a window encoding:
- a CDS encoding sensor domain-containing diguanylate cyclase; the encoded protein is MSDNLIERISSALESEYTLEGLVRQLLEMLELVTNMESTYLTRIEPEGDFQHILFSRNTKSMQIPEGLSVPWGDTLCKRALDEGRRYTCDVASIWGDSEAAKALGIMTYVSTPVTLVDGSLYGTLCAASSENRELSERSEQVLQLFAQLIAQQIQNEQLLKKLQEANAALTAVSLTDELTELPNRRAVFETLPALFDRAADKANYVLVAFADLDDFKQINDVYGHETGDDFLYAIGQRLKAGAAEGEILGRVGGDEFIVAGEGPSGFDDAQLAAEAFKTRLRNLLTGQYKLHSCTLDYAGPSIGAIAINPALVNPDQALHEADQAMYLDKKQRRTKTS
- a CDS encoding alpha/beta hydrolase, translated to MRMLSMLLGLFISSFAATAADMSKGADNFYKSDNVTQQKVTFKNQYQMNVTGNLFMPKGMDQNAKNPAIVIGHPMGAVKEQSSNLYAQKLAEQGFVTLAIDISFWGESEGKPRNAVAPDIYAEDFSAAVDYLGTRPFIDRNRIGVLGICGSGSFVISAAKIDPRMKAIATVSMYDMGSANRHALNNSLTLAQRKQIIADAAEQRYTEFTGGATQYTSGTPDKIDENSPPIAKEFYDFYRTPRGEFTPKGTTSALTTHPTLTSNVKFMNFYPFNDIETISPRPMLFITGDQAHSKEFSEDAYKRAGQPKELYIVPGAGHVDLYDRTDLIPFAKLTSFFKENLK